In Astatotilapia calliptera chromosome 16, fAstCal1.2, whole genome shotgun sequence, one genomic interval encodes:
- the pofut2 gene encoding GDP-fucose protein O-fucosyltransferase 2 isoform X2 translates to MAQSVLNRLLMLFASACSFSSFLLSVFVALSVFDEGNSDNVFSASQTVTAPVAAARDLRYLLYDVNPPEGFNLRRDVYIRMASLVKTLRKEGDDWVLVLPPWGRLYHWQSPNLHQIRIPWGEFFSLTSLQANVPVIEYEEFIAENGGPFIDHVLVLQNYAEGWTDGKWEEKVDERPCIEKLMYSKDKHGYYRGWFWGYEETRARNVTCLSAQGHASVIAPVLQKNITATSVMLDRAETLLHDHYAGKDYWNTRRSMVFAKHLRLIGDNFRSRHLNSTDETDHTPYSEDWTRMKAKPGSAKGGSYLGVHLRRKDFIWGHREDVPSLKGAVKKIRSLMKKHKLDKVFVATDADDEEIKELKKLLPDIVRFEPSTEDLELFKDGGVAIIDQWICAHASLSSKHIQLMIFYWNISFHFLFPDPRREGNSGL, encoded by the exons ATGGCGCAGAGCGTACTGAATAGACTACTGATGTTATTTGCTTCAGCGTGTTCTTTCAGTTCGTTCTTGCTGTCAGTTTTCGTCGCCCTTTCCGTATTCGATGAAGGAAATAGTGATAATGTATTTAGCGCAAGCCAGACGGTTACTGCACCCGTCGCTGCCGCCAGGGATTTGCG GTACCTTTTGTATGATGTAAACCCTCCAGAGGGTTTCAATCTGCGCAGAGATGTCTATATTCGCATGGCTTCTCTGGTCAAGACATTGAGGAAAGAAGGAGATGACTGGGTGTTGGTGCTTCCCCCATGGGGTCGCCTTTACCACTGGCAGAGCCCTAACCTCCATCAAATCCGCATTCCATGGGGGGAGTTCTTCAGCCTTACTAGCCTTCAGGCCAACGTACCTGTTATTGAGTATGAAGAATTCATTGCTG AAAATGGAGGCCCATTTATAGACCATGTTCTGGTACTGCAAAACTATGCGGAAGGATGGACTGACGGAAAATGGGAGGAAAAGGTTGACGAGCGGCCATGCATCGAGAAGTTGATGTACTCCAAAGATAAACATGGCTACTACAG GGGCTGGTTTTGGGGATACGAAGAGACGAGAGCTCGAAATGTAACGTGTTTATCAGCACAAGGCCATGCATCCGTCATAGCACCGGTTCTTCAGAAAAACATTACAGCGAC ATCTGTTATGCTCGACCGAGCAGAGACGCTCCTTCATGATCACTATGCTGGGAAGGACTACTGGAAT ACACGACGCAGCATGGTTTTTGCAAAGCACCTGCGTCTCATAGGGGATAACTTCAGATCAAGACATCTAAACTCTACAGATGAAACAGACCATACGCCATACAGCGAGGACTGGACTCGTATGAAG GCCAAGCCTGGCTCAGCTAAAGGTGGTTCATATCTGGGCGTCCACCTGCGCCGGAAAGACTTTATCTGGGGTCACAGAGAAGATGTGCCGAGTCTTAAGGGAGCTGTCAAAAAAATACGCAGCTTGatgaaaaaacataaacttgATAAAGTTTTTGTTGCGACAGATGCAGATGATGAAg AAATAAAGGAGCTGAAAAAGTTGTTGCCAGACATAGTGCGCTTTGAGCCATCCACAGAGGACCTCGAACTCTTTAAAGATGGAGGAGTTGCCATAATTGACCAGTGGATATGTGCCCATGCAAG CCTCAGCAGCAAGCACATACAGCTAATG ATTTTTTATTGGAACATCAGTTTCCACTTTCTCTTTCCGGATCCACGAAGAGAGGGAAATTCTGGGCTTTGA
- the pofut2 gene encoding GDP-fucose protein O-fucosyltransferase 2 isoform X1 has protein sequence MAQSVLNRLLMLFASACSFSSFLLSVFVALSVFDEGNSDNVFSASQTVTAPVAAARDLRYLLYDVNPPEGFNLRRDVYIRMASLVKTLRKEGDDWVLVLPPWGRLYHWQSPNLHQIRIPWGEFFSLTSLQANVPVIEYEEFIAENGGPFIDHVLVLQNYAEGWTDGKWEEKVDERPCIEKLMYSKDKHGYYRGWFWGYEETRARNVTCLSAQGHASVIAPVLQKNITATSVMLDRAETLLHDHYAGKDYWNTRRSMVFAKHLRLIGDNFRSRHLNSTDETDHTPYSEDWTRMKAKPGSAKGGSYLGVHLRRKDFIWGHREDVPSLKGAVKKIRSLMKKHKLDKVFVATDADDEEIKELKKLLPDIVRFEPSTEDLELFKDGGVAIIDQWICAHARFFIGTSVSTFSFRIHEEREILGFDPKTTYNRFCGDTEKECEQPTHWKIVY, from the exons ATGGCGCAGAGCGTACTGAATAGACTACTGATGTTATTTGCTTCAGCGTGTTCTTTCAGTTCGTTCTTGCTGTCAGTTTTCGTCGCCCTTTCCGTATTCGATGAAGGAAATAGTGATAATGTATTTAGCGCAAGCCAGACGGTTACTGCACCCGTCGCTGCCGCCAGGGATTTGCG GTACCTTTTGTATGATGTAAACCCTCCAGAGGGTTTCAATCTGCGCAGAGATGTCTATATTCGCATGGCTTCTCTGGTCAAGACATTGAGGAAAGAAGGAGATGACTGGGTGTTGGTGCTTCCCCCATGGGGTCGCCTTTACCACTGGCAGAGCCCTAACCTCCATCAAATCCGCATTCCATGGGGGGAGTTCTTCAGCCTTACTAGCCTTCAGGCCAACGTACCTGTTATTGAGTATGAAGAATTCATTGCTG AAAATGGAGGCCCATTTATAGACCATGTTCTGGTACTGCAAAACTATGCGGAAGGATGGACTGACGGAAAATGGGAGGAAAAGGTTGACGAGCGGCCATGCATCGAGAAGTTGATGTACTCCAAAGATAAACATGGCTACTACAG GGGCTGGTTTTGGGGATACGAAGAGACGAGAGCTCGAAATGTAACGTGTTTATCAGCACAAGGCCATGCATCCGTCATAGCACCGGTTCTTCAGAAAAACATTACAGCGAC ATCTGTTATGCTCGACCGAGCAGAGACGCTCCTTCATGATCACTATGCTGGGAAGGACTACTGGAAT ACACGACGCAGCATGGTTTTTGCAAAGCACCTGCGTCTCATAGGGGATAACTTCAGATCAAGACATCTAAACTCTACAGATGAAACAGACCATACGCCATACAGCGAGGACTGGACTCGTATGAAG GCCAAGCCTGGCTCAGCTAAAGGTGGTTCATATCTGGGCGTCCACCTGCGCCGGAAAGACTTTATCTGGGGTCACAGAGAAGATGTGCCGAGTCTTAAGGGAGCTGTCAAAAAAATACGCAGCTTGatgaaaaaacataaacttgATAAAGTTTTTGTTGCGACAGATGCAGATGATGAAg AAATAAAGGAGCTGAAAAAGTTGTTGCCAGACATAGTGCGCTTTGAGCCATCCACAGAGGACCTCGAACTCTTTAAAGATGGAGGAGTTGCCATAATTGACCAGTGGATATGTGCCCATGCAAG ATTTTTTATTGGAACATCAGTTTCCACTTTCTCTTTCCGGATCCACGAAGAGAGGGAAATTCTGGGCTTTGACCCCAAAACTACATACAACCGTTTCTGTGGGGACACTGAGAAAGAATGTGAACAGCCTACGCACTGGAAAATTGTTTATTGA
- the pofut2 gene encoding GDP-fucose protein O-fucosyltransferase 2 isoform X3, which produces MASLVKTLRKEGDDWVLVLPPWGRLYHWQSPNLHQIRIPWGEFFSLTSLQANVPVIEYEEFIAENGGPFIDHVLVLQNYAEGWTDGKWEEKVDERPCIEKLMYSKDKHGYYRGWFWGYEETRARNVTCLSAQGHASVIAPVLQKNITATSVMLDRAETLLHDHYAGKDYWNTRRSMVFAKHLRLIGDNFRSRHLNSTDETDHTPYSEDWTRMKAKPGSAKGGSYLGVHLRRKDFIWGHREDVPSLKGAVKKIRSLMKKHKLDKVFVATDADDEEIKELKKLLPDIVRFEPSTEDLELFKDGGVAIIDQWICAHARFFIGTSVSTFSFRIHEEREILGFDPKTTYNRFCGDTEKECEQPTHWKIVY; this is translated from the exons ATGGCTTCTCTGGTCAAGACATTGAGGAAAGAAGGAGATGACTGGGTGTTGGTGCTTCCCCCATGGGGTCGCCTTTACCACTGGCAGAGCCCTAACCTCCATCAAATCCGCATTCCATGGGGGGAGTTCTTCAGCCTTACTAGCCTTCAGGCCAACGTACCTGTTATTGAGTATGAAGAATTCATTGCTG AAAATGGAGGCCCATTTATAGACCATGTTCTGGTACTGCAAAACTATGCGGAAGGATGGACTGACGGAAAATGGGAGGAAAAGGTTGACGAGCGGCCATGCATCGAGAAGTTGATGTACTCCAAAGATAAACATGGCTACTACAG GGGCTGGTTTTGGGGATACGAAGAGACGAGAGCTCGAAATGTAACGTGTTTATCAGCACAAGGCCATGCATCCGTCATAGCACCGGTTCTTCAGAAAAACATTACAGCGAC ATCTGTTATGCTCGACCGAGCAGAGACGCTCCTTCATGATCACTATGCTGGGAAGGACTACTGGAAT ACACGACGCAGCATGGTTTTTGCAAAGCACCTGCGTCTCATAGGGGATAACTTCAGATCAAGACATCTAAACTCTACAGATGAAACAGACCATACGCCATACAGCGAGGACTGGACTCGTATGAAG GCCAAGCCTGGCTCAGCTAAAGGTGGTTCATATCTGGGCGTCCACCTGCGCCGGAAAGACTTTATCTGGGGTCACAGAGAAGATGTGCCGAGTCTTAAGGGAGCTGTCAAAAAAATACGCAGCTTGatgaaaaaacataaacttgATAAAGTTTTTGTTGCGACAGATGCAGATGATGAAg AAATAAAGGAGCTGAAAAAGTTGTTGCCAGACATAGTGCGCTTTGAGCCATCCACAGAGGACCTCGAACTCTTTAAAGATGGAGGAGTTGCCATAATTGACCAGTGGATATGTGCCCATGCAAG ATTTTTTATTGGAACATCAGTTTCCACTTTCTCTTTCCGGATCCACGAAGAGAGGGAAATTCTGGGCTTTGACCCCAAAACTACATACAACCGTTTCTGTGGGGACACTGAGAAAGAATGTGAACAGCCTACGCACTGGAAAATTGTTTATTGA